A single region of the Bacteroides luhongzhouii genome encodes:
- a CDS encoding HIT family protein: MKSDPKECLYCQNNETLHNLMIEIAQLSVSRVFLFKEQTYRGRCLVAYKEHVNDLNELSDEDRNAFMADVARVTRAMQKAFQPEKINYGAYSDKLSHLHFHLAPKYVDGPDYGGIFQMNPGKVYLTDAEYQELIDAVKANL; this comes from the coding sequence ATGAAGAGTGATCCGAAAGAATGTCTGTATTGCCAGAACAATGAAACGTTGCATAATCTGATGATTGAGATTGCGCAATTGAGTGTGTCACGTGTGTTCCTGTTTAAAGAACAAACATATCGTGGACGTTGTCTTGTTGCTTACAAAGAACATGTGAACGATTTAAATGAATTGAGTGATGAAGACCGTAATGCTTTTATGGCAGATGTAGCGCGTGTCACTCGTGCCATGCAAAAAGCTTTCCAACCGGAAAAGATTAATTATGGTGCTTACTCAGATAAATTGTCTCATCTGCATTTTCATTTAGCGCCTAAATATGTGGATGGACCTGATTATGGAGGTATATTCCAAATGAACCCGGGAAAGGTTTATCTGACTGACGCAGAATATCAGGAATTGATTGATGCTGTTAAAGCAAATCTATAA
- a CDS encoding RNA-binding S4 domain-containing protein → MAEARIDKWMWAVRIFKTRTIAAEACKKGRITINGSLVKAARMIKPGDVIQVKKPPITYSFKVLQTIEKRVGAKLVSEMMENVTTPDQYELLEMSKISGFVDRARGTGRPTKKDRRELEEFTTPEFMDDFDFDFDFEEEDK, encoded by the coding sequence ATGGCCGAAGCAAGAATAGATAAATGGATGTGGGCTGTCCGCATCTTCAAAACACGTACGATTGCAGCAGAAGCCTGCAAAAAAGGACGAATTACCATCAACGGTTCTCTGGTCAAAGCTGCCCGCATGATAAAACCGGGAGACGTTATTCAAGTGAAGAAACCGCCTATCACCTACTCATTCAAGGTATTACAAACTATTGAAAAACGTGTAGGTGCCAAGCTCGTATCGGAAATGATGGAAAACGTAACTACTCCCGATCAATATGAGCTGCTTGAAATGAGTAAAATCAGCGGATTCGTAGATCGTGCACGTGGAACCGGACGCCCGACCAAGAAAGATCGCCGGGAACTGGAAGAATTTACAACCCCGGAATTCATGGATGATTTTGACTTTGATTTCGATTTTGAAGAAGAGGATAAATAA
- the pth gene encoding aminoacyl-tRNA hydrolase has product MKYLVVGLGNIGPEYHETRHNIGFMAVEALARINNAPPFMDGRYGFTTSFSIKGRQLILLKPSTFMNLSGLAVRYWMQKENIPLENVLIIVDDLALPFGTLRLKGKGSDAGHNGLKHIAATLGTQNYARLRFGIGNDFPRGGQVDYVLGHFTDEDWKTMDERLEMAGEIIKSFCLAGIDITMNQFNKK; this is encoded by the coding sequence ATAAAATACTTAGTTGTCGGACTGGGAAACATTGGTCCCGAATATCATGAAACCCGACATAATATCGGATTCATGGCAGTAGAAGCATTGGCCAGAATCAATAACGCTCCTCCTTTTATGGATGGACGATATGGATTCACTACCAGCTTTTCTATCAAAGGACGCCAGTTAATTCTGCTTAAGCCATCAACTTTTATGAACCTGAGCGGACTGGCCGTTCGCTATTGGATGCAGAAAGAAAATATTCCATTGGAAAATGTACTGATCATAGTAGATGATCTGGCTCTTCCCTTTGGTACTTTACGCCTAAAAGGAAAAGGGAGTGATGCAGGGCATAATGGGTTGAAGCATATCGCCGCTACTTTGGGTACTCAAAACTATGCCCGACTGCGGTTTGGTATCGGAAATGATTTTCCACGTGGCGGACAGGTTGATTATGTACTCGGACACTTCACTGACGAAGATTGGAAAACAATGGATGAAAGACTGGAGATGGCAGGAGAAATTATAAAAAGTTTCTGCCTCGCCGGCATTGACATCACGATGAACCAGTTCAATAAAAAATAA
- a CDS encoding 50S ribosomal protein L25/general stress protein Ctc gives MKSIEVKGTARTIAERSSEQARALKEIRKNGGVPCVLYGGNEVVHFTVTNEGLRNLVYTPHIYVVDLIIDGKKVNAILKDIQFHPVKDTILHVDFYQIDEAKPIVMEVPVQLEGLAEGVKAGGKLALQMRKIKVKALYNVIPEKLIVNVSHLGLGKTVKVGELSFEGLELISAKEAVVCAVKLTRAARGAAAAAGK, from the coding sequence ATGAAATCAATTGAAGTAAAAGGAACTGCAAGAACAATTGCAGAACGCTCTTCTGAACAAGCAAGAGCTTTGAAAGAAATTCGTAAGAATGGTGGTGTACCTTGTGTACTTTACGGAGGTAATGAAGTAGTTCACTTCACAGTGACTAACGAAGGACTTCGTAACTTGGTTTACACTCCGCACATCTACGTTGTAGACCTGATTATCGATGGCAAAAAAGTAAACGCTATCCTGAAAGATATTCAGTTCCACCCGGTAAAAGATACTATCCTGCACGTTGACTTCTACCAAATCGATGAAGCTAAACCTATCGTAATGGAAGTTCCTGTACAGTTGGAAGGTCTTGCAGAAGGTGTGAAAGCCGGTGGTAAACTTGCACTGCAAATGCGTAAGATCAAAGTGAAAGCTTTGTACAATGTAATTCCTGAAAAGTTGATCGTTAACGTTTCTCACCTGGGATTGGGTAAGACTGTTAAAGTTGGCGAACTGAGCTTCGAAGGTCTTGAACTGATCAGTGCTAAAGAAGCCGTTGTATGTGCTGTTAAGTTGACTCGTGCAGCAAGAGGTGCAGCAGCCGCCGCTGGTAAGTAA
- a CDS encoding PUR family DNA/RNA-binding protein, whose product MEDLKKKMSADMNDKEIVFSKSIKAGKRIYYLDVKKNRKDEMFLAITESKKVITGEGDDSQVSFEKHKIFLYREDFQKFMAGLEEAVNFIECNDANEYIARLNIEADEESERKAIEEAQENKLESEIKIDIDF is encoded by the coding sequence ATGGAAGATTTAAAAAAGAAAATGAGCGCAGACATGAATGATAAGGAGATCGTATTCTCCAAGTCCATTAAAGCAGGTAAACGCATCTATTACCTCGACGTAAAAAAGAATCGTAAAGATGAAATGTTCCTGGCTATTACAGAGAGCAAAAAAGTGATAACGGGAGAAGGTGATGATTCTCAAGTTAGTTTCGAGAAACACAAAATCTTCCTATACAGGGAGGACTTTCAGAAGTTTATGGCAGGACTCGAAGAAGCAGTCAATTTCATTGAGTGCAACGACGCGAACGAATATATTGCCCGCCTGAATATCGAAGCTGATGAAGAAAGTGAACGGAAAGCAATCGAAGAAGCTCAGGAAAACAAATTGGAGAGCGAAATTAAGATTGATATTGACTTTTAA
- the nusB gene encoding transcription antitermination factor NusB, whose product MINRVLIRLKIIQIVYAYYQNGSKNLDSAEKELFFSLSKAYDLYNYLLMLMIALTEYAQKRIDTAKAKLAPTKEELYPNRKFVDNKFIAQLEVNKQLVDFIANQKRTWTNDQDFIKELYEKIVETDIYKDYMASDDNSYEADRELWRKIYKTYIFNNDSLDQVLEDQSLYWNDDKEIVDTFVLKTIKRFDEKKGANQELLPEFKDDEDQEFARRLFRRTILNSDYYRHLVSENTKNWDLDRIAFMDVIIMQTALAEILSFPNIPVSVSLNEYVEIAKLYSTAKSGSFINGTLDGIVNQLKKEGKLTKN is encoded by the coding sequence ATGATCAACAGAGTTCTTATTCGTCTTAAGATTATACAGATAGTATATGCCTATTATCAGAATGGCAGCAAAAATCTAGACTCAGCGGAGAAAGAGTTATTCTTTAGTCTTTCAAAGGCGTATGACCTTTACAACTATTTGTTAATGCTGATGATAGCATTGACAGAGTATGCACAAAAACGTATCGATACGGCAAAAGCTAAATTGGCACCTACGAAAGAGGAATTGTATCCTAATAGGAAATTCGTAGATAACAAGTTTATTGCTCAATTGGAAGTCAATAAGCAATTGGTCGATTTTATAGCTAATCAGAAAAGAACCTGGACAAACGACCAGGACTTTATCAAAGAGCTTTATGAGAAAATTGTAGAAACCGATATCTATAAAGATTATATGGCTTCTGATGACAACTCATATGAGGCTGATCGTGAATTGTGGAGAAAAATCTATAAGACATACATCTTTAATAATGATTCTCTCGACCAGGTATTGGAAGACCAGAGTTTGTATTGGAATGATGATAAAGAAATTGTGGACACATTCGTCTTGAAAACAATCAAACGCTTTGATGAAAAGAAGGGCGCCAACCAGGAACTGCTTCCGGAATTTAAGGATGACGAAGATCAGGAGTTTGCACGTCGTCTGTTCCGTCGTACTATTTTGAATTCTGACTATTACCGTCATTTGGTTAGTGAGAATACAAAAAACTGGGATCTGGACCGTATCGCATTTATGGATGTAATCATTATGCAGACTGCATTAGCAGAAATTCTTAGTTTCCCGAACATTCCGGTCAGTGTTTCGTTAAATGAATATGTAGAGATTGCAAAGTTATATAGCACCGCTAAAAGCGGTAGCTTTATCAACGGCACGCTGGATGGAATAGTTAATCAATTAAAAAAAGAAGGTAAGTTGACTAAAAACTGA
- the yajC gene encoding preprotein translocase subunit YajC: protein MNVLTVLLQAPASAAGGGSMMWIMLVAMFVIMYFFMIRPQNKKQKEIANFRKSLQVNQNVITAGGIHGTIKEITDDYIVLEIASNVKIKIDKNSIFADASAASNQSK from the coding sequence ATGAACGTATTGACTGTATTATTGCAAGCTCCTGCCAGTGCTGCCGGAGGTGGAAGTATGATGTGGATCATGCTGGTAGCTATGTTTGTTATCATGTATTTCTTTATGATCCGTCCTCAAAATAAGAAGCAAAAAGAAATAGCTAATTTCCGTAAATCTCTTCAGGTAAATCAGAATGTGATTACTGCAGGTGGTATCCATGGAACAATCAAGGAAATTACTGACGACTATATAGTACTTGAGATTGCTTCTAATGTAAAGATTAAAATAGACAAGAATTCTATATTCGCTGATGCTTCAGCGGCTAGCAATCAATCTAAATAA
- a CDS encoding CdaR family protein: MFDRRNVKYTYLKLSKRIKDFLLSDKSREFLIFLFFFLIAGGFWLLQTLNNDYEAEFSIPVRMKDLPNNVVLTSEPPSELRVRVKDKGTVLLNYMLGKSFFPVNLGFLDYKGKDNHVKIYASDFEKKILSQLNVSSKILSIKPDTLEYIYSEGKSKLVPVRFQGKVTAGLQYYVSDTICNPDSVLVYAPEGILDTITTAYIQNITLENISDTTRRRIPLTSERGVKFVPASVEMTFPVDIYTEKTVEVPLHGVNFPADKVLRTFPSKVQITFQVGLKRFRSIKASDFIINISYEELLKLGSDKYTVKLKSVPSGINQIRIVPEQVDFLIEQITSNGD; the protein is encoded by the coding sequence ATGTTTGATCGTAGGAATGTAAAATATACATATTTAAAACTATCTAAGAGAATTAAGGATTTTCTGCTCAGTGATAAGAGCAGAGAGTTCTTAATTTTTTTATTTTTCTTCTTGATAGCCGGTGGATTCTGGTTGCTTCAGACGCTTAATAATGACTATGAAGCGGAGTTTTCTATTCCGGTGCGAATGAAAGATCTTCCTAACAATGTAGTGTTGACTTCGGAACCTCCTTCCGAACTTCGTGTCAGAGTGAAAGATAAAGGAACAGTGCTTCTCAATTATATGTTGGGGAAGAGTTTCTTTCCAGTCAATCTAGGTTTTCTTGATTATAAAGGAAAAGATAATCATGTGAAGATTTATGCTTCCGATTTTGAGAAAAAAATATTAAGCCAACTGAATGTGTCCTCCAAAATTCTATCGATCAAGCCTGATACATTAGAATATATCTATTCCGAAGGAAAGTCCAAGCTGGTTCCTGTTCGTTTTCAGGGAAAAGTCACGGCTGGACTTCAATATTATGTATCAGATACAATTTGTAATCCGGACTCTGTATTGGTTTATGCTCCGGAAGGAATTTTGGATACTATCACAACTGCATATATTCAAAATATAACTTTGGAGAATATATCCGATACAACCCGGCGACGAATTCCGCTGACTTCGGAAAGAGGAGTGAAGTTTGTTCCGGCTTCGGTAGAAATGACTTTCCCGGTGGATATTTATACGGAGAAAACGGTCGAAGTGCCATTACATGGAGTTAATTTTCCGGCAGATAAGGTGTTGCGTACTTTTCCTTCCAAAGTTCAGATTACTTTTCAAGTGGGGTTAAAACGGTTCCGCAGTATAAAAGCAAGCGATTTTATCATCAATATCTCTTATGAAGAATTGCTGAAGCTTGGCTCTGATAAATATACGGTTAAATTGAAGTCGGTTCCAAGTGGAATAAATCAGATACGTATTGTTCCCGAGCAAGTGGACTTCCTGATAGAACAAATTACTTCTAATGGCGATTAA
- the coaE gene encoding dephospho-CoA kinase (Dephospho-CoA kinase (CoaE) performs the final step in coenzyme A biosynthesis.): MAIKIGITGGIGSGKSVVSRLLGIMGISVYISDIEAKRITQTDPVIRRGLCDLVGQDMFQSGELNRPLLASYMFGHPDRVQKVNAIIHPQVKEDFRQWAARLESEQLVGMESAILVEAGFKNEVDFLVMVYAPLEVRVGRAVKRDCSSRELVMKRIEAQMSDEVKRGHADFVIVNDDETPLIPQVLKLISLLSKNNHYLCSAKK; encoded by the coding sequence ATGGCGATTAAAATTGGCATAACCGGTGGCATTGGTAGTGGAAAAAGTGTTGTTTCCAGACTACTCGGAATAATGGGAATATCTGTCTATATATCAGATATAGAAGCAAAGCGCATCACACAGACAGATCCGGTGATTCGCCGGGGGCTTTGTGACCTGGTTGGTCAGGATATGTTTCAGAGTGGAGAGTTGAATCGTCCTCTATTGGCATCCTATATGTTCGGTCATCCGGATCGCGTGCAGAAAGTGAATGCGATTATTCATCCGCAAGTGAAAGAAGATTTTCGCCAATGGGCTGCCCGGTTGGAAAGCGAACAGTTGGTGGGTATGGAGTCTGCTATACTTGTAGAAGCTGGTTTTAAGAATGAAGTTGATTTTCTGGTTATGGTATATGCACCGCTGGAAGTGAGAGTGGGACGTGCTGTAAAGCGGGATTGTTCGTCAAGAGAACTGGTGATGAAGCGTATTGAAGCTCAAATGAGTGATGAAGTTAAGAGAGGGCATGCCGATTTCGTGATAGTAAATGATGATGAAACACCGTTAATTCCACAGGTTTTGAAGCTTATTTCTTTGCTATCTAAAAATAATCATTACCTTTGCTCCGCAAAAAAATAA
- a CDS encoding DUF5606 domain-containing protein: protein MLKTILSISGKPGLYKLISQGKNMLIVESVNAEKKRFPAYGNEKIISLADIAMYTDDAEVPLYDVLESIKEKEKSAQASIDPKKATPEQLREYLAEVLPNFDRERVYVADIKKLVAWYNILISNGITEFKPEGEVQEEAAAE from the coding sequence ATGTTGAAGACTATCTTGTCTATCTCAGGTAAACCGGGATTATACAAACTTATTTCGCAAGGAAAAAATATGTTGATTGTTGAATCAGTCAATGCAGAAAAGAAACGTTTCCCCGCTTATGGTAATGAAAAAATTATCTCTTTGGCAGATATAGCAATGTACACGGACGATGCAGAAGTTCCTTTGTATGATGTGCTGGAGTCAATAAAAGAGAAAGAAAAATCAGCGCAGGCTTCTATTGATCCGAAAAAAGCTACTCCCGAACAATTGCGTGAATACTTGGCTGAGGTATTACCTAACTTTGATCGTGAACGTGTATACGTAGCCGATATCAAGAAATTGGTTGCTTGGTATAACATCTTGATCTCTAATGGAATTACAGAATTCAAACCGGAAGGAGAAGTTCAGGAAGAAGCAGCTGCAGAATAA